TGGCGTCAACCACCTTGCGGGAGGCCTCATCGGCTACGGCGCCGAAAATCGTGTGCTTGCCCTGCAACCACTCGGTGGGGGCGGTGGTGATGAAGAACTGCGAACCGTTGGTGCCCTTTCCCAGTCGTCGGCCGGCGTTGGCCATGGCCAAGACGTAAGGGGCGGTGAAGGTCAGGGAGGGGTCGATCTCATCATCGAATACGTAGCCGGGGCCCCCGGTGCCGGTGCCCAGGGGGTCGCCGCCCTGAATCATGAACCCGGGGATGACCCGGTGGAAGACGACGCCCTCATACAGGGGGGCGTTGGACTGCTCGCCTGTGCGCGGGTCGGTCCAGGTCTTCTCGCCGGTGGCCAGGCCAACGAAGTTCGAGACGGTCTCAGGCGCCTGGGCGGGGTATAGCTCGAGCCGAATGTCGCCGAGAGTGGTGTGGAGTGTCGCATCAATGGTCGCTTCCATGTTCGCCATGGTCCCACGTGTACCCCGGGTGATCCTGGGAGCCGGTGTTCACCCCAGGCAGAACACCCACGGGATGTGCGGTGGGAGCTGCATTACAGTGCCACCATTGGGTGAACAACCTCATCGTTCCGAGCAGGGAGACCGACATGGTTTGCAATTTCCGAGGCAAGAAGATCGAGCGCGATCAGACCCGTCTGGAGGCCGCCACGCTCGCGGACAGTATCGCCGCCCAGGCCGGGCGTGCCGTCGGCTGGGCGACGCCGCGTGTCAGCAGGGCGCGGGAGGAGTTCATCAAGGCAGCCAGGCAGGCGCAACTGCGCGCCCAGCCGGTCGTTGAGGAGGCGCGCACGCGGGTCGTTGAGGAGTATGTCCCCGCCGCCCAGCGCGCCGCCGAGGAGGCGCGCACGCGGGTTGTCGAGGAGTATGTCCCCGCCGCCCAGCGCGCCGCGATCGCCGCCCAGGAGGCCGTCAACACCGAGGGCACGCTGACCGAGCGCGCCCAGCGCGCCGCCCTCGCCGCAAAGCAGGCGGCACTGACCCCGGAGGTACCAGTGAAGAAGAAGCACCCTGTCCTCAAGACGTTCTGCTGGCTGGCCGTCGCCGGCTGCGCAGCGGGCGCCGCCTACGTCATCTGGCGTCGCAGCCAGCCGATCGAAGACCCGTGGGCCGAGGAGTACTGGGCCGATTCCACCGATGAACCGGTCGTCTCCGAGGCTCCGCAGGAGCCGGTCGATGCCCCCGCAGCACCGGCCGAGGAGCCCGCGGCCGAATAGGATCGCCCGGGCCGGGACCGGTCGGCCCCAACCGGTCGGCCCCATCGGAGCGGAATGATGCACGACGGCGCCCCACACCGTGGGATGCGAAGCGCCGTCGTGCATCCAACACCCTGCTGTGGGCCGGGTGTCTACGGTTGCGCGGCCGCACCGCACCGGGGACAGAAGAATGTGGCCCTGACCACGTCGGCATCGCTAGGCTGAGTGCATGAACAGAACCATCGCCGCACCCTGCCTGTCCCTGCGCCGGGGCACGGCGGGCAACGAGGTCGTGACCATGCCGCAGCTCGGCTTCGGCACGTATAAGGTGTCCGACGCCGAGGCCGAGCGCGCCGTCACCGCCGCCTTGGAGCTCGGCTACCGCCATATTGACACCGCGCAGATGTACGGAAACGAGGCCGGTGTCGGCCGGGCTCTGGCGGCCTGCGGCATTGCCCGCCAACAGCTATGGGTTACCTCTAAACTCAACAACCCCAACCATCGTCGTGATGACGCCCTGCGCAGTTTCGACGCCACCATGCGGGATCTGCAACTGGACGTCCTGGACCTGTTCTTAGTGCATTGGCCGCTCGCCGCCTCCCCGGGAATCGACCTGGTCGACACCTGGCGCACCATGATTGAGATCCTGGACTCCGGGCGGGTTCGCGCCATCGGGGTGTCGAACTATCAGAGCGAGCACCTGCACACGATCATTGACGCCACCGGGGTCACCCCCGCCGTCAACCAGATTGAACTGCATCCCTACCTGATTCAGCATCAGCTGCGGGCCGTAGACGAAAAACTCGGCATTGTCACCGAATCCTGGTCGCCGCTGGGCCGCGGACGGTTGCTGGATGACCCCGAAATCGGGAGGATCGCGGCCGAGCTGGAGGTGACCCCGGCGCAGGTCATTGTTCGCTGGCACCTGCAGCACGGCCTGGTCGTGATCCCCAAGAGCACACACCCCGAGCGCATGCGCGCCAACGCTGATGTCTTCGGATTCGAATTGACGACGGCGCAGATGGCGGCCCTTGACGCCCTGGACCGTGGCATGCGCACCGGCTCCCACCCTGATCTGGTGCAGGTCTGAGCCTGATCTGCAGCCGGCCATCCCATAGGCTAGGGTGCAGCAGGTGTGAATCGTGGGCCACTGTCGTGGCCCGGTGGCCAGTGAGGAGATGCGCGTGGCGCAGACGCAGGACAGCACGGACAGCAGCGTCGAGAAGACCGCCGGCAAAGCCAGGGCGAAGGATGAGTCCGGCAACAAGTCCAACAAGTCCAAAGACGGCAGCGGGGCCAAGAACAAGGCCCGGCGGTCACGGCCGGAACGCTCCGGGAACCCGGCCAAGCGCGCCGCCGCGGAGCGGGAGCGTATGGAGGAGTCTCGGGCCGCTGCCAACCGCGTGTCCCGTGTGCCCCGCAAAGTCAAGGAGAAGGGGTCGCCGCGCTGGTATGCGCCGGTGATGGTTGCCTTTCTGGTGACCGGCCTGCTGTGGGTGGTGGTCACCTACTTGTTCAAGGGCTCCTACCCGCTGCCGTACTTCGTGGAGAACCATGCCAGCGACTGGCTGGTCAACGGCAACCTGTATGTCGGCTTCATGATCATGCTGGTCGGCTTCCTCGGCCTGCTGCGCTGGAAGTAGCCGGTGCGAGTATGGCGGCGACGGTGGCCAGACACCAAGCGGCGCGACGTCGGGGACCCCGGCGCGTATTCGACGCGCTTTTGTTCGGCATCGGTGAACTATTGATCACCGCGGGGCTGGTAGTGGCCCTGTTCCTGACCTGGCAGCTGTGGTGGACCGGAATCGATGCCAATGCCAAGGCGGCGGAGGTGGCCACCGCCTTCACCGATACGCAGGTCGACTCCCCGAAGGTGGAGGGCACCAAGCACTACGATGATCCGCCTGAGGTGGCCCCCGTCGGCTACGGGGAGGTGATCGGCATGCTGGTGGTTCCCAAGTGGTACGGCGTGACCAACAACAATATGCCGGTCCTGGAGGGTATCGGCGCCGACGTGCTGGATCAGGCGGCCGCCGGGCACTACCCCGACACCCAGCAGCTGGGCGCCATCGGCAACTTCGCCATCGCCGGTCATCGCCGCACCAACGGCAATTCCTTCCGGCGCATTGACCTGCTGGAGGAGGGCGATGAGATCATCGTCGCCACCAAGGACACGTGGTACGTGTACACGGTCACCAGTCATGAGATTGTTGAACCCACCGACGTCGATGTGATTGCCCCCGTGCCCGGAGAGCCCGGCGTGGCCCCCACCGAGCGGATGCTCACAATGACCACCTGCCACTCCCTGACGGTTGGTGAATGGGGCAATGACCACCGGTGGATCACCTACGCCAAATTCACCTACTGGATGGAGCGCGCAGAGGGACGCCCCGCCTCGGTGCTGAACGATGAGGGGGTCAACTGATGTACGGGTGGATCTGGCGACACCTGCCCGGGCCGGTATGGCTGCGCGCCATTGAGGCCCTGATTCTGGCGGCCGGGGTGGTGCTGTTCCTTTTCGAGGTCGTCTTCCCCTGGGCCAACGAGATGTGGAACCTGTCCGGCGAGGCCACCGTCTAGCACTGTCTAATCCGGACACTTCCCCCGGCCCCCCGGCCTCACCAACCGAACTCGATGGTTATATCTACCGAACTCGGCGAAGACACCGTCAAACCGGAAGAGCTCCATCCTTAGGCCGAGGGGCCGAGGGCCTCTCGAGAGCCTCTGAAGGGCCTCTCGAGAGGCTATCCTCAGCCCTCGTCGTCGTTGTTGTTATCGTCTCCGTCCCCACCGTCGATCGGTCCGAAGGAATTGGGCGCCGTCGGCTGCTGGGTGGGTGCGGAGGTGGCCGGTGCCCGATAGGTGTAGTGGGTGATGGTCAGCGTCACCGACTGGCCGGTGTCGATCGAGGTGCCCTCGCCCGGGTCGACGGCGGTGACTATGTACTGATCGTCCAGCTCCTGCTCGGTGGTGGTCTCCTCCACCGTGGAGCTGTTGTAGTTCAGGCCCGCCGCGGTGATCGCCGACTGCGCCTCATCCCGGGTCAGGCCGACCACATTGGGCACCGTGGTCTTGCCGGAGGAGATCACCAGGGACACCGACGATCCGCGCTCCACCGGGGTTCCAGCCACCGGATCGGTGCGAATGACCGAGCCGGAGGGCACCGTGGTGGAGTCTTCGGTGGTCACATCGCCCACGCTCAGACCGGCCTCGGTTATTGCGGCGCGCGCATCGGCCTGGGACTGCCCGGACACATCAGGCACGTCCACCATGGCCGATCCGGAGGAGAAGTGCACGGTGACGGTCGATCCCAGCATTACCGAGGTGCCCTCGCCGGGGTCGGTGGACACCGCCAGGCCGGCGTCGACCGTGTCTGAGTTGACGTCCTCTCCCTTGGCGTATACCAGGCCCAGGTCCTCAATGGCGGATCGGGCTTCGGACTCGCTCAGGCCGGATACGGTCGGCACGGCCACCGCCGTGGCCGACGGCGTCGGCGTGGGCCGTGAAGGGCCTTCCAGCATCCCGGAGGCCCACAGACCCAGAAGGGTTCCCAGGGCGATCAGGGCGATGAGGATGAGCACCAACAGCCACCAGCGGCGACGGGGCTGCTCCTCCTCCTGCGGGCCGGCCTGCTCCTCCTCGGGGGAGGTGACCGCGGCGGACTCGCCCTCGGAGGCGAGTACGGTGGTGGCCGCCCAGGTGTCGGTGGCCGGTGCCGCCACATCCAGGCCACGGGCCGCGGCCAGCAGATCGGCGCGCATATGGGCTGCGTCCTGGTAGCGGTCGTCCCGGTTCTTGGCCAGTGCCTTGAGCACCACCCGGTCCAGGGAGTCGGGGATGTCCGCCGCAATGGACGACGGCGACTTCGGGATCTCCCGCACATGCTGATAGGCGATCGCTACCGCCGAGTCTCCGGTGAAGGGCGGTTGACCGGTGAGC
This genomic stretch from Actinomyces qiguomingii harbors:
- a CDS encoding peptidylprolyl isomerase — translated: MDATLHTTLGDIRLELYPAQAPETVSNFVGLATGEKTWTDPRTGEQSNAPLYEGVVFHRVIPGFMIQGGDPLGTGTGGPGYVFDDEIDPSLTFTAPYVLAMANAGRRLGKGTNGSQFFITTAPTEWLQGKHTIFGAVADEASRKVVDAISAVATDPRDRPLDDVVITSVTVRR
- a CDS encoding aldo/keto reductase → MNRTIAAPCLSLRRGTAGNEVVTMPQLGFGTYKVSDAEAERAVTAALELGYRHIDTAQMYGNEAGVGRALAACGIARQQLWVTSKLNNPNHRRDDALRSFDATMRDLQLDVLDLFLVHWPLAASPGIDLVDTWRTMIEILDSGRVRAIGVSNYQSEHLHTIIDATGVTPAVNQIELHPYLIQHQLRAVDEKLGIVTESWSPLGRGRLLDDPEIGRIAAELEVTPAQVIVRWHLQHGLVVIPKSTHPERMRANADVFGFELTTAQMAALDALDRGMRTGSHPDLVQV
- a CDS encoding cell division protein CrgA, whose product is MRVAQTQDSTDSSVEKTAGKARAKDESGNKSNKSKDGSGAKNKARRSRPERSGNPAKRAAAERERMEESRAAANRVSRVPRKVKEKGSPRWYAPVMVAFLVTGLLWVVVTYLFKGSYPLPYFVENHASDWLVNGNLYVGFMIMLVGFLGLLRWK
- a CDS encoding class E sortase codes for the protein MAATVARHQAARRRGPRRVFDALLFGIGELLITAGLVVALFLTWQLWWTGIDANAKAAEVATAFTDTQVDSPKVEGTKHYDDPPEVAPVGYGEVIGMLVVPKWYGVTNNNMPVLEGIGADVLDQAAAGHYPDTQQLGAIGNFAIAGHRRTNGNSFRRIDLLEEGDEIIVATKDTWYVYTVTSHEIVEPTDVDVIAPVPGEPGVAPTERMLTMTTCHSLTVGEWGNDHRWITYAKFTYWMERAEGRPASVLNDEGVN
- the pknB gene encoding Stk1 family PASTA domain-containing Ser/Thr kinase; this translates as MTIQSPQQMLAGRYELRELIGRGGMAEVHLGYDTRLSRIVAIKLLRSDIAGDPTFQARFRREATSAAALNHPAIVAVYDSGEEELTQPDGSRRVVPFIVMEYVEGHTVRELLGEGEAVPIAEAVEITTGVLDALEYSHRAGIVHRDIKPGNIMLTQAGAVKVMDFGIARAVEDSAATVTQTHAVVGTAQYLSPEQARGEVVDARSDLYSTGCLLYELLTGQPPFTGDSAVAIAYQHVREIPKSPSSIAADIPDSLDRVVLKALAKNRDDRYQDAAHMRADLLAAARGLDVAAPATDTWAATTVLASEGESAAVTSPEEEQAGPQEEEQPRRRWWLLVLILIALIALGTLLGLWASGMLEGPSRPTPTPSATAVAVPTVSGLSESEARSAIEDLGLVYAKGEDVNSDTVDAGLAVSTDPGEGTSVMLGSTVTVHFSSGSAMVDVPDVSGQSQADARAAITEAGLSVGDVTTEDSTTVPSGSVIRTDPVAGTPVERGSSVSLVISSGKTTVPNVVGLTRDEAQSAITAAGLNYNSSTVEETTTEQELDDQYIVTAVDPGEGTSIDTGQSVTLTITHYTYRAPATSAPTQQPTAPNSFGPIDGGDGDDNNNDDEG